Proteins from a single region of Butyrivibrio fibrisolvens:
- the rlmH gene encoding 23S rRNA (pseudouridine(1915)-N(3))-methyltransferase RlmH: protein MKISILCVGKIKEKYWNDAIAEYMKRLTRYCKPEIIEVADEKTPDNAPEAIELMIKDKEGEKLLKHVDPKAKVIALAIKGKKVDSPGFAKWIDGYALSGCSHIQFVIGGSLGLSDAVLDRADGQISFSDMTFPHQMMRVVLLEQIYRSYKILSGEPYHK, encoded by the coding sequence ATTAAAATTAGTATACTTTGTGTTGGAAAGATAAAAGAGAAATATTGGAATGACGCAATAGCAGAATACATGAAGCGTCTTACAAGATACTGCAAGCCTGAGATAATCGAGGTTGCAGATGAGAAGACTCCTGACAATGCTCCTGAAGCTATAGAGCTTATGATAAAGGACAAGGAAGGAGAGAAACTGTTAAAACATGTTGATCCCAAAGCCAAGGTCATTGCACTTGCCATAAAGGGTAAGAAGGTTGATTCTCCCGGTTTTGCCAAGTGGATAGATGGATATGCACTTTCAGGGTGCAGCCATATTCAGTTCGTAATAGGCGGATCTTTAGGATTAAGTGATGCGGTCTTAGATCGTGCTGACGGGCAGATAAGCTTTTCGGATATGACCTTCCCTCATCAGATGATGAGAGTAGTGCTTTTGGAACAGATATACAGATCGTATAAAATTCTTAGCGGGGAACCATACCATAAATGA
- the gltA gene encoding NADPH-dependent glutamate synthase: protein MAIEVDVLKRVPVREQDAKVRATNFEEVCLGYNKEEAEAEATRCLNCKNPQCQKGCPVAIDIPAFIQEVKVGNVEGAYQIISQSSALPAVCGRVCPQESQCEGKCIRGFKGDPVSIGKLERYVADTAREMGIVPEGAKEKKNHKVAVIGSGPSGLTCAGDLAKLGYEVTIFEALHEAGGVLVYGIPEFRLPKEKVVKKEIENVEKLGVKIEKDVVIGKSVTIDSLMKDEGFDAVFIGSGAGLPKFMHIPGEQALGVFSANEFLTRSNLMKAFDANSTTPIMHPKKTVVVGGGNVAMDAARTALRLGSEVHVVYRRSEEELPARKEEVEHAKQEGVIFDLLNNPVEILTDEEGWVRGCRCIRMELGEPDESGRRSPVEIPGSEFEIDCDAVIMSLGTSPNPLISSTTEGLEINKRKCIVAQEENGQTSKNGVFAGGDAVTGAATVILAMGAGKAAAAGIDEYLKSLD, encoded by the coding sequence ATGGCTATAGAAGTAGATGTTTTGAAGAGAGTTCCTGTTCGTGAACAGGACGCCAAGGTTCGTGCTACGAATTTTGAAGAAGTATGTCTTGGCTATAACAAAGAAGAAGCTGAGGCTGAAGCAACACGTTGTCTTAACTGTAAAAATCCACAGTGCCAGAAGGGATGCCCTGTTGCAATTGATATCCCTGCATTTATCCAGGAAGTTAAAGTAGGTAATGTTGAAGGTGCATACCAGATCATTAGCCAGTCATCTGCACTTCCGGCTGTTTGCGGTCGTGTATGTCCTCAGGAGTCACAGTGTGAAGGTAAGTGTATCAGAGGCTTCAAGGGAGATCCTGTATCTATAGGTAAGCTTGAGAGATATGTTGCTGATACAGCCCGCGAGATGGGAATCGTTCCTGAAGGAGCAAAAGAGAAGAAGAATCACAAGGTTGCTGTTATCGGTTCAGGTCCTTCCGGACTTACATGTGCAGGCGATCTTGCAAAGCTTGGCTATGAAGTTACTATTTTCGAAGCACTTCACGAAGCCGGTGGTGTTTTAGTATATGGTATTCCTGAATTCCGTCTTCCTAAAGAGAAGGTAGTTAAGAAGGAAATCGAGAATGTTGAAAAGCTCGGCGTTAAGATAGAGAAGGACGTTGTTATCGGTAAGAGTGTTACAATTGACTCTCTTATGAAGGATGAAGGCTTTGATGCTGTATTCATCGGATCAGGTGCAGGACTTCCAAAGTTCATGCATATTCCTGGTGAGCAGGCACTTGGCGTATTCTCAGCTAATGAGTTCCTTACACGTTCAAATCTCATGAAGGCATTTGACGCTAATTCTACAACACCTATCATGCATCCTAAGAAGACAGTTGTAGTTGGTGGTGGTAACGTTGCTATGGACGCTGCCAGAACAGCTCTCCGTCTTGGCTCAGAGGTACATGTTGTATATCGTCGTTCTGAAGAAGAGCTTCCTGCACGTAAGGAAGAAGTTGAGCATGCTAAGCAGGAAGGTGTAATCTTCGATCTTCTTAACAACCCTGTTGAGATCCTTACAGATGAAGAGGGATGGGTAAGAGGATGCAGATGCATCAGAATGGAACTTGGTGAGCCTGATGAATCAGGAAGAAGAAGTCCTGTAGAAATCCCAGGTTCTGAGTTTGAGATCGACTGCGATGCTGTTATCATGTCACTTGGTACAAGCCCTAACCCTCTTATCAGTTCTACAACAGAGGGTCTTGAGATCAACAAGCGTAAATGTATCGTTGCTCAGGAAGAAAACGGTCAGACATCCAAGAACGGTGTATTTGCCGGTGGTGATGCAGTAACAGGTGCTGCTACAGTTATCCTTGCAATGGGTGCTGGTAAAGCAGCTGCAGCAGGTATCGACGAGTATCTTAAGTCTCTTGACTGA
- the ybeY gene encoding rRNA maturation RNase YbeY: MIFCVENEVDAKFDFDIEEIARSVCEEVLRSENFPEEAQINMLITDDEGIHEMNREFRDIDRETDVLSFPNIEYETPGDFSVLNGPDRCNMVDPDNGSIYLGDIVINEKRVRSQALEYGHSEKREFAFLTAHSMFHLCGYDHMEEDEAKVMEQKQNDVLERLGITRDGN; this comes from the coding sequence ATGATTTTCTGCGTTGAAAACGAAGTCGATGCAAAGTTTGATTTCGACATAGAAGAGATTGCGCGCAGTGTGTGTGAAGAAGTACTCAGAAGTGAGAATTTTCCCGAAGAAGCTCAGATCAATATGCTGATAACTGATGACGAAGGCATACATGAGATGAACAGAGAGTTCAGGGATATAGACAGGGAGACAGACGTTTTGTCTTTTCCTAACATTGAATATGAAACTCCGGGAGACTTTTCAGTCTTGAACGGGCCGGACAGATGTAACATGGTAGATCCCGATAACGGAAGCATCTATCTTGGCGACATCGTGATCAATGAAAAGAGAGTAAGATCACAGGCTCTTGAATACGGACATAGTGAAAAAAGGGAATTTGCTTTTTTGACAGCTCATTCGATGTTTCATCTTTGCGGTTATGATCACATGGAAGAGGATGAAGCCAAAGTAATGGAACAGAAACAGAACGACGTACTTGAAAGGCTTGGGATAACAAGAGATGGCAATTAA
- a CDS encoding formate--tetrahydrofolate ligase, with protein MKTDIEIAQEAVKLPIKEIAARVGMTEDDIEPYGKYKAKISEEFLQGLKDKPAGKLVLVTAINPTPAGEGKTTTSIGLADALNRIGVKTVAALREPSLGPCFGIKGGAAGGGYAQCVPMEDINLHFTGDFHAITAANNLLAALLDNHIQQGNELGIDTRQVVWKRCMDLNDRSLRNVVVGLGAKADGFVREDHFAITVATEVMAAFCLANDISDLKERLGRIIVAYSYDGKPVTAKDLNAVGSMAALLKDAIKPNLVQTLEHTPVIIHGGPFANIAHGCNSVRATNAALRLADVAITEAGFGADLGAEKFLDIKCRQAGLKPDAVVLVATIRALKYNGGVPKDQLGEENLDALKKGIVNLEKHIENLQQYGVPVVVTLNSFTSDTEAEIAYVREFCNERDCDFALSEVWAKGGEGGEDLARMVMNTLNNKKSNYAPIYPLEMSLTDKIETVSKKIYGADGVVYAPAAARQLQKITELGFGDLPVCMAKTQYSLSDDQKALGRPKDFKITVREAYVSAGAGFVVAITGSIMTMPGLPKRPAAFDIDVDENGKITGLF; from the coding sequence ATGAAAACAGACATCGAGATAGCACAGGAGGCGGTAAAATTACCGATTAAGGAAATTGCAGCGCGCGTAGGAATGACAGAAGATGATATCGAGCCTTATGGAAAATATAAGGCTAAGATTTCCGAGGAATTTCTTCAGGGTTTAAAAGATAAGCCAGCCGGCAAACTGGTTTTGGTTACTGCAATTAACCCAACACCTGCGGGAGAAGGTAAGACAACAACAAGTATTGGTCTTGCAGATGCCCTTAACAGAATCGGAGTTAAGACAGTAGCAGCTCTTCGTGAGCCTTCACTTGGACCTTGCTTTGGTATCAAGGGAGGAGCAGCAGGCGGCGGATATGCTCAGTGCGTTCCTATGGAAGATATCAACCTTCACTTTACAGGTGACTTCCATGCGATCACAGCAGCTAACAACCTTCTTGCAGCTCTTCTTGATAATCATATCCAGCAGGGCAATGAACTTGGCATAGATACAAGACAGGTAGTATGGAAGAGATGTATGGATCTTAACGACCGAAGCCTTCGTAATGTTGTAGTTGGTCTTGGTGCCAAGGCAGATGGCTTTGTTAGAGAAGATCATTTTGCAATTACTGTTGCTACAGAAGTTATGGCAGCATTCTGCCTTGCTAATGATATAAGTGACCTTAAAGAGAGACTTGGACGCATCATCGTAGCTTACTCATACGATGGAAAGCCTGTTACAGCCAAGGATCTTAACGCAGTTGGATCTATGGCAGCTCTTTTAAAGGATGCAATAAAGCCTAACCTTGTTCAGACACTTGAGCATACACCTGTTATCATCCATGGTGGTCCTTTCGCTAATATCGCACATGGTTGTAACTCAGTTCGTGCTACTAATGCAGCTTTAAGACTTGCTGATGTTGCTATTACAGAGGCAGGCTTTGGTGCAGATCTTGGTGCTGAGAAGTTCCTTGATATCAAGTGCCGTCAGGCAGGCCTTAAGCCTGATGCAGTTGTACTTGTTGCAACAATCAGAGCATTGAAATATAATGGCGGAGTACCTAAGGATCAGCTCGGCGAGGAGAACCTTGATGCACTTAAGAAGGGTATCGTAAACCTTGAAAAGCACATCGAGAACCTCCAGCAGTACGGCGTTCCTGTGGTTGTAACTCTCAACTCATTTACATCTGATACAGAAGCTGAGATCGCTTATGTAAGAGAATTCTGTAACGAACGTGATTGCGATTTTGCCCTTTCAGAAGTATGGGCAAAAGGCGGAGAAGGCGGCGAAGATCTTGCACGCATGGTAATGAATACTCTTAATAACAAGAAGAGTAACTATGCACCTATCTATCCGCTTGAAATGTCTCTTACAGATAAGATCGAGACTGTTTCTAAAAAGATCTATGGTGCAGATGGTGTTGTATATGCACCTGCTGCAGCAAGACAGCTTCAGAAGATAACAGAGCTTGGCTTTGGTGATCTTCCTGTATGTATGGCTAAGACTCAGTACTCACTTTCTGATGATCAGAAGGCCCTTGGAAGACCTAAGGATTTCAAGATCACAGTAAGAGAAGCATATGTATCAGCAGGAGCAGGATTTGTTGTTGCTATTACAGGTTCTATCATGACCATGCCGGGTCTTCCTAAGAGACCTGCAGCATTCGACATTGATGTCGATGAAAATGGCAAGATTACAGGCTTGTTCTAA
- a CDS encoding PhoH family protein, whose amino-acid sequence MNDVTEIKIVLTVDEMRNIFGRNDSYMKKIEDNLGVEITDRGGQIHIVGRQKDAQSAADIIRQLAKLSSAGSSIEEQSVDYAIILKEDRDNMENENMGEVDNDSVLLDIDSDLICHTTTGKPIKPKTLGQKKYVDSIRSHMITFGLGPAGTGKTYLAMAMAITAFQKEEVSRIILTRPAIEAGEKLGFLPGDLQSKVDPYLRPLYDALYQIMGTERFLANMEKGLIEVAPLAYMRGRTLDNAYIILDEAQNTTPAQMKMFLTRIGFGSKVIVTGDATQKDLAPGTVSGLDVAQKVLKDIDDIAVCNLTSKDVVRHPLVQKIVKAYEDYEKKETARSARKAAIKKELRKR is encoded by the coding sequence ATGAATGATGTAACAGAGATAAAGATCGTTCTCACAGTAGATGAGATGAGAAATATATTCGGCCGTAATGACAGCTATATGAAGAAGATAGAAGATAACCTTGGAGTAGAGATAACTGACAGGGGCGGACAGATCCATATAGTCGGAAGGCAGAAGGATGCTCAAAGTGCTGCTGATATAATAAGGCAGCTTGCCAAGCTTTCATCAGCAGGAAGCAGCATCGAAGAACAAAGCGTTGATTACGCAATAATACTTAAAGAGGATAGAGACAATATGGAAAACGAAAACATGGGCGAAGTTGATAACGACAGCGTCCTTTTAGATATCGATTCTGACCTTATCTGCCACACAACGACAGGTAAGCCGATAAAGCCCAAGACACTTGGTCAGAAAAAGTACGTAGATTCAATAAGATCACATATGATAACCTTTGGCCTTGGACCTGCAGGAACAGGTAAGACTTATCTTGCTATGGCAATGGCCATCACAGCTTTCCAAAAGGAAGAGGTATCAAGGATCATCCTGACAAGACCTGCTATTGAAGCCGGTGAAAAGCTGGGATTCCTTCCAGGAGACCTTCAGAGCAAGGTAGATCCATATCTTCGCCCATTGTATGATGCTCTGTATCAGATTATGGGAACAGAAAGATTCCTTGCCAACATGGAGAAGGGCCTTATAGAGGTTGCACCTCTTGCCTATATGAGAGGTAGAACCCTTGATAATGCATATATTATTCTTGATGAAGCGCAGAATACAACTCCTGCGCAGATGAAGATGTTCCTTACAAGAATTGGTTTTGGTTCCAAGGTCATCGTAACTGGTGATGCTACTCAGAAGGACCTTGCACCGGGAACTGTATCAGGACTTGATGTAGCACAGAAGGTCCTTAAAGATATCGATGATATAGCAGTATGCAATCTTACAAGTAAAGACGTTGTTCGTCATCCTCTTGTACAGAAGATCGTTAAGGCATACGAAGACTATGAGAAAAAAGAGACAGCCAGATCTGCAAGAAAGGCTGCAATCAAGAAAGAGTTAAGAAAAAGGTGA
- a CDS encoding chitobiase/beta-hexosaminidase C-terminal domain-containing protein has product MKCPKCGAFIPDEAVYCPSCGEEIKIVPEFDPLIENRIDESLSHLASNLDDTGEIPDEDYVDFDDDDDFDGNEEGHIFGSYKVTICILCIVLITLLGSIVYYLINSDSPSDTKPGNPSVASTAGVDPDSAEGSSQDAGSEEETGPKAPTFSMASGTYDTEIEVYIEAGEGSIYYTINGVTPTLADTIFNGVDPIIFDKNGIYTLKAILVDSDGVKSEVASVTYEIAMPVPDAPTIIEDSGNYNVDTQIAVVTSEGTNVYYTTDGTDPTADSTLYTGPVSMPYGESVFKFVAVDNETGALSEIVEREYSLHYTVNVSQEQAASNLVTLLVQKGYLLDGSGAVAGSEGYNTYSVTSTEVISSGDYYVFTEYHMGTDGSATPTGLLYAVNVHDGAVYRLGIDGTGNYFLKQLT; this is encoded by the coding sequence ATGAAGTGTCCAAAATGCGGAGCGTTTATTCCGGATGAAGCAGTATATTGCCCTTCTTGTGGCGAAGAAATAAAGATCGTACCGGAGTTCGATCCACTTATTGAAAACAGGATAGACGAATCATTGTCTCATCTTGCAAGTAATCTTGATGATACAGGTGAAATACCTGATGAAGATTACGTTGATTTTGATGATGATGACGATTTTGACGGCAATGAAGAAGGTCATATATTTGGAAGTTATAAAGTTACGATATGTATTCTTTGTATCGTTCTGATAACTCTTCTTGGAAGCATTGTCTACTATCTGATCAATAGTGATTCACCTTCTGATACGAAACCGGGCAATCCTTCAGTTGCAAGTACTGCTGGTGTAGATCCGGATTCTGCCGAAGGTTCATCACAGGATGCAGGATCTGAAGAAGAAACAGGACCAAAGGCTCCAACATTTTCGATGGCTTCAGGAACCTATGACACAGAGATAGAAGTTTACATTGAGGCAGGAGAGGGCTCCATTTATTACACGATCAATGGAGTTACTCCTACTCTTGCAGATACTATCTTTAACGGAGTAGATCCTATCATATTTGATAAAAACGGTATCTATACACTTAAAGCTATTTTGGTTGACAGTGATGGAGTTAAGTCAGAAGTTGCATCTGTAACATACGAGATTGCAATGCCTGTACCTGATGCTCCTACTATCATCGAAGACAGCGGTAATTATAACGTTGATACTCAGATCGCAGTTGTGACTTCTGAAGGAACCAACGTATATTACACAACAGATGGCACTGATCCTACAGCGGATTCAACTTTATATACAGGCCCTGTAAGTATGCCTTATGGTGAGTCTGTATTTAAGTTTGTAGCTGTTGATAATGAGACTGGTGCTCTGAGTGAGATCGTTGAGCGTGAATATTCACTTCATTATACAGTTAATGTAAGTCAGGAGCAGGCAGCTTCTAATCTGGTCACTTTGCTCGTTCAAAAGGGATATCTTCTTGATGGTAGCGGAGCAGTTGCCGGATCGGAAGGATATAATACATATTCAGTCACTTCGACAGAAGTTATTTCAAGTGGTGATTATTATGTATTTACTGAATACCATATGGGTACAGATGGAAGTGCTACACCTACAGGACTTTTATACGCTGTAAATGTACATGATGGCGCTGTGTACCGTCTTGGCATAGATGGTACAGGCAATTATTTCCTTAAACAGCTTACATAA
- a CDS encoding sulfide/dihydroorotate dehydrogenase-like FAD/NAD-binding protein — translation MFKILERNELAAHIYQMVVEAPRVAAGCLPGQFLIVRVDEEGERIPLTICDYDREKGTVEIVVQSIGAETNQIAKMQAGDSFADVVGPLGNPSDLTKEDPEELKNKKIVFIAGGVGTAPVYPQAKWLKEHGVTADVIIGAKNKDLVILEERFKTVCNLYVTTDDGSYGRSGMVTKCLEDLVAEGHQYDLCIAIGPMIMMKFVCKLTKELNIPTIVSMNTIMVDGTGMCGACRLTVGDQVKFACVDGPEFDGHLVDFDQAMNRMKLYKNEETRLKLAEEEGETHKGHCGVCD, via the coding sequence ATGTTCAAGATTTTGGAAAGAAACGAGCTGGCAGCCCACATCTATCAGATGGTTGTCGAAGCTCCACGTGTAGCTGCAGGATGTCTTCCTGGACAGTTCCTGATCGTGCGCGTTGATGAAGAGGGCGAGCGAATTCCTCTTACAATCTGCGATTACGACAGGGAGAAGGGAACTGTTGAAATCGTGGTTCAGTCCATCGGTGCTGAAACCAATCAGATTGCCAAGATGCAGGCTGGCGATAGCTTTGCAGACGTAGTAGGACCTCTTGGTAATCCTTCTGATCTCACTAAGGAAGATCCGGAAGAACTTAAGAACAAGAAAATCGTGTTCATAGCGGGTGGTGTTGGAACAGCTCCTGTTTATCCTCAGGCTAAATGGCTTAAAGAGCATGGAGTAACAGCTGATGTTATCATCGGTGCTAAGAATAAGGATCTGGTTATCCTTGAAGAGCGTTTCAAAACTGTATGTAACCTCTATGTAACAACAGATGACGGTTCATACGGCAGAAGCGGTATGGTTACAAAGTGTCTTGAGGATCTGGTAGCAGAAGGTCATCAGTATGATCTTTGTATCGCTATTGGCCCGATGATCATGATGAAATTCGTATGTAAGCTTACTAAAGAACTTAATATCCCTACGATCGTTTCTATGAATACTATCATGGTTGACGGAACAGGTATGTGCGGTGCTTGTCGTCTTACAGTAGGAGATCAGGTTAAGTTTGCATGTGTTGACGGACCTGAATTCGATGGTCACCTTGTAGATTTTGATCAGGCTATGAACAGAATGAAACTCTACAAGAACGAGGAAACAAGACTTAAGCTTGCTGAAGAAGAAGGTGAAACACACAAAGGTCACTGCGGAGTTTGCGATTAA
- a CDS encoding aminoacetone oxidase family FAD-binding enzyme, whose amino-acid sequence MSKKVLVAGAGAAGMCAAIMAARQGASVTLLEKNDIAGKKISMTGNGRCNLTNEAMSPSCYNLSARSRMEDFLKRFGVSDTIDFMKSLGVVTQSEEGYIYPLSGQAVTVQNAMFDEVKRLGIEFVGGRQLKKITPLSEGKGFEVKASGEVYNADAVIIATGGLSGPKSTMSTGDSYYIAKSLGMEVKDTYPALVALLSDDKDLPKDYGVRMMANVRIKEIEDICEYGEVQITSKGISGIPVLQLSGRVAQYLGEGCKDSGDKSKAYSSSTGTDKAKGNTVTAVIDFFPTYSDEAFEDMKKEISGMAAGKTYIQVLDGICNHLIGVMILSRCGIGQETIVKADDINKLCDVIDNYRNVCISIKGVSDYASSQVTTGGVSLDDLTDDLESVTTPGVYVVGELADVDGRCGGYNLQWAFTSGSIAGRAAAR is encoded by the coding sequence ATGAGTAAAAAGGTTCTTGTAGCAGGTGCGGGTGCGGCCGGTATGTGTGCTGCTATCATGGCAGCAAGGCAGGGCGCGAGCGTAACTCTGTTGGAAAAAAATGATATAGCCGGTAAGAAGATCTCCATGACAGGTAATGGTCGCTGTAATCTGACCAATGAGGCTATGAGCCCGTCATGTTATAATCTTAGTGCCAGAAGCAGAATGGAAGATTTTCTTAAGAGATTCGGCGTATCAGATACCATAGATTTTATGAAGTCACTTGGCGTAGTGACGCAGAGCGAAGAAGGATATATATATCCTCTTTCAGGTCAGGCGGTAACGGTACAAAACGCCATGTTTGACGAAGTTAAGAGGCTTGGGATCGAATTTGTCGGTGGAAGACAGCTCAAGAAGATAACACCTCTTTCTGAAGGAAAAGGCTTTGAAGTTAAGGCATCAGGTGAAGTATATAACGCAGATGCTGTTATCATAGCAACAGGCGGCCTGTCAGGTCCTAAGTCGACCATGTCTACAGGCGACAGCTATTACATAGCAAAGAGCCTTGGAATGGAAGTTAAGGATACTTATCCGGCGCTTGTAGCTCTTCTATCAGATGATAAGGATCTGCCAAAAGACTATGGCGTAAGAATGATGGCTAATGTCAGGATCAAAGAGATCGAAGACATATGCGAATATGGTGAAGTTCAGATAACTTCAAAGGGTATCTCAGGAATTCCTGTGCTGCAGCTTAGCGGAAGAGTAGCGCAGTATCTTGGCGAAGGCTGTAAGGATAGCGGCGACAAGAGTAAGGCTTATAGCTCTTCGACAGGAACTGATAAAGCAAAAGGTAATACTGTTACTGCTGTTATAGACTTCTTCCCGACATATTCTGACGAAGCTTTTGAGGATATGAAAAAAGAGATCTCTGGTATGGCGGCCGGTAAGACCTACATTCAGGTTCTTGATGGTATCTGTAATCATCTGATAGGCGTAATGATACTATCCAGATGCGGAATCGGTCAGGAGACAATAGTTAAAGCTGATGATATCAATAAGCTTTGCGATGTTATTGATAATTATAGAAATGTTTGTATTAGTATAAAAGGCGTTTCTGACTATGCTTCATCGCAGGTTACAACAGGCGGAGTAAGTCTTGATGATCTGACAGATGACCTTGAGTCTGTAACGACTCCGGGGGTATATGTTGTTGGAGAACTTGCAGATGTTGACGGAAGATGTGGTGGATATAATCTTCAGTGGGCGTTTACAAGCGGAAGTATTGCGGGCAGGGCAGCGGCAAGATAA
- a CDS encoding polysaccharide biosynthesis C-terminal domain-containing protein: MAIKVKDRIKPDTFSIVLFLMISILMVTRIFLLRIIKNEGLGIFASPMDLFMICYGVFVFALEHAICAAIRLYEKKKQFINAMDTARKARTISFAAGIIVSGLILIFSFSASEKLFGSRIGFLALIAVAAAIVFISVQGAIRGMLEGFGENVYSLLAELIFAVAFVLLTPIFASFSYRYGLKANALLERNDLASGYGAFGALASVCISSLITLLYLLIIWKLKSGKMDDIVRGGEPRYLGQGPSYSRNVVSFSLAFAFPFAINLIDEAMYVGILEHTAVQWGIWYGGVLPVIVIIVCLIVILQLRKVYEFCSMVVHSDRHGALDVLAEFSRYLVILLFPASMFMVVLADTIQRAVYVTPTESAVAMMGHASLIVFAAPIGILMSAILLRLRKLRALMLNIIVAAIVHVLTFCFMSYGMGKEMTAVSYADFVMFLVIGAMGFWEIMRMIHYRHKWIQCFVVPFICSAVAAVIVFLLNMVLINVIGEILTILVCCLAGGFLYLLFLLVLRGIYEYEVERIPGGGFILVIARGFHFI; the protein is encoded by the coding sequence ATGGCAATTAAAGTTAAAGACAGGATTAAACCGGATACTTTTTCCATAGTACTTTTTTTGATGATAAGTATTTTGATGGTTACCAGGATTTTCCTTTTGCGTATCATCAAAAATGAAGGACTTGGAATATTCGCATCGCCCATGGATCTGTTCATGATCTGTTATGGCGTGTTTGTTTTTGCGCTGGAACATGCTATCTGTGCAGCAATAAGGCTCTATGAAAAAAAGAAACAGTTCATAAATGCCATGGACACTGCAAGAAAAGCAAGAACAATCTCTTTTGCGGCCGGAATTATCGTAAGTGGTTTAATCCTTATCTTTTCTTTTTCTGCTTCTGAAAAACTGTTTGGTTCAAGGATTGGATTCCTGGCTTTGATAGCAGTAGCTGCGGCTATTGTATTTATCAGCGTTCAGGGAGCTATAAGGGGTATGCTTGAAGGCTTTGGAGAGAATGTGTATTCTCTTTTAGCTGAGCTTATCTTTGCAGTAGCTTTTGTGCTACTCACACCAATATTTGCAAGTTTTTCATACAGATACGGTCTTAAAGCGAATGCTCTTTTGGAACGTAATGATCTTGCATCAGGTTATGGTGCATTTGGAGCACTTGCTTCAGTCTGCATATCTTCTCTGATAACACTTTTATATCTTCTTATTATCTGGAAGCTTAAGAGTGGCAAAATGGATGACATTGTAAGAGGCGGAGAGCCAAGATACCTTGGACAGGGTCCTTCTTACAGCAGAAATGTCGTTTCTTTTTCTCTTGCCTTTGCATTCCCGTTTGCAATAAATCTGATAGACGAAGCTATGTATGTAGGTATACTTGAGCACACAGCTGTTCAGTGGGGAATCTGGTATGGCGGAGTTCTTCCGGTGATCGTGATTATTGTTTGTCTCATAGTTATCTTACAGCTGCGAAAAGTATATGAATTCTGTTCTATGGTTGTTCATTCAGACAGACATGGAGCACTTGATGTTCTGGCTGAGTTTTCCAGATATCTGGTAATACTTCTTTTCCCGGCATCAATGTTTATGGTGGTTCTTGCAGATACTATCCAAAGAGCTGTGTATGTAACTCCTACAGAATCTGCAGTTGCAATGATGGGACATGCATCTCTTATCGTTTTTGCAGCGCCTATAGGAATCCTGATGAGCGCTATACTGCTAAGACTCAGGAAACTGCGTGCTCTTATGCTTAACATTATAGTGGCTGCCATAGTGCACGTACTCACCTTCTGCTTTATGTCTTATGGAATGGGCAAAGAGATGACAGCAGTATCTTATGCAGATTTTGTTATGTTCCTTGTGATAGGTGCAATGGGATTTTGGGAGATCATGAGAATGATCCACTACAGACACAAGTGGATACAGTGCTTTGTAGTTCCATTTATCTGCAGCGCAGTTGCAGCAGTAATAGTATTTTTGCTTAATATGGTACTCATCAACGTTATTGGCGAAATTCTCACTATACTTGTATGCTGCCTTGCAGGAGGATTTTTGTATTTGCTCTTCCTTCTGGTTCTCAGAGGAATATACGAGTATGAAGTTGAGAGAATTCCGGGTGGCGGATTTATTTTAGTTATAGCCAGAGGTTTTCATTTTATATGA